GCCGTGCTCCCCACGATCGACATGTTCAACCTCCCCGTTTTTCTCATCGTAACCCCCATGTTTCTCTTCGGTGACACCTTCTTCCCGGTGACGAACCTGCCTCTCTGGGCGCAGAAGGTTTCGGCCGTCTTTCCCCTCACCCACCTGACGAGGCTGTCGAGGGCGCTGTCGTCGGGACAATACGGTCTGCTATCGGTACGGTACGTGGCATACATGGGCCTTGCCTTCACCATCCTTTTCTTCCTCTCGCTTTTCTTCATGAGGCGGAGGCTGATCCGCTGAGTTTTTCCGCTCCCCGGAAGGAGATGAGCGATTTTTACACTTGACAACCAAGGCCTTATCGTTATAACAATTTTACGTTTAAGCCAATTGAGAAAGCCTTTGTTTTTTTAATAAATACGAAAAACGTGGGGGTACGAGATGAACACGATCTTTCTGTTGATTCCCCTTCTCGGCGTTCTGGGTATGATCATCGCCGTCGTGAACTACTTTTCGGTCATGAAATTCGACCCGGGGAACGAGAAGATGGTAGTCATCGCCGATAAGATTCACCTGGGGGCGATGATTTTTCTGAAGCGCGAGTACACCATTATCGCAGGTTTCATGGTGGTCGTCTTCATCGCCCTTGCCTCGACGCTGAGCGTGCTGACAGGCGTCGCCTATCTTTCGGGTGCGCTCTGTTCGATGCTTGCAGGCTGGTTCGGCATGGAGGCGGCTACGAGGACCAGCTCCCGTGCCTGCCAGGGGGCGAAAGACGGCGGGACACCCCTTGCCCTCTTTATCTCCTTCCTG
This region of Deltaproteobacteria bacterium genomic DNA includes:
- a CDS encoding ABC transporter permease; this encodes AVLPTIDMFNLPVFLIVTPMFLFGDTFFPVTNLPLWAQKVSAVFPLTHLTRLSRALSSGQYGLLSVRYVAYMGLAFTILFFLSLFFMRRRLIR